The following nucleotide sequence is from Bacteroidota bacterium.
TTTGGTGAGGTACATATGATTATTGAACCTTACATCGAAGGTTCCAAACCAAAGGATATGTTCAAAATAAATGGCAAAGAACAAAAGCTTTCGGTGCGTAACCAGGAAGAAATAAAACTCAATTGGGGCGGCAAACTAATGTACTTTAACTGTATAGTCGGTGGTTCTATCGATGCCCGCTTTATGCCAGCCATTCTGAAAGGAATCATGGAAAAAATGGAAGAAGGCCCACTTACAGGATCGTATGCCCGCGACATTTGCGTGTATGTGTACGATGGTAAGATGCACCCGGTTGATTCGAACGAGATTTCTTTTAAACTCGCTGGCCGAAACGCCTTTAGCATTGCCTTTAAAAATGCAGGACCAAAAATTCTCGAACCCATTAACGACCTCGAAGTGTATGTGCCCTCTGAGCGTATGGGCGATGTAATGAGCGACCTGCAGGGACGCAGGGCCATTGTTCAGGGTATGACCAGTGAAAAAGGAGTAGAAAAAATCCTTGCCAAAGTACCTTTGGCCGAAATGAACAAATACCAGACTACCCTCAGTTCCATTACTGGTGGCAGGGCCTGGTATTCGATGAAATTTGCCGAATACGGTGCTGTACCCGGCGATGTTCAGGATGAACTGCTGAAAGCATACGTAGCCGACGACAAAGACGAATAACAAGTAGACTTTAATAAAGAAAGGCTGCCCAAAAAGGCAGCCTTTTTCGTTTGTGCAGGATACTCAACAAAAAATCCCGATAAATCGGGACTTTCAGGGCATGCATACCTTAATAATTTCCAGAAAAAGAGGTTTGATTATTTCGTTGAAACGGGTTTAACTGGATACTGAGCCATTATCGACTTTATAGCATACGGAATGTTACGTTCGCGGTCTTTCGGGTCTTCGGCAATGGTTTTCGTTCCCACACCTTCCCAGATAAGCGTTTCTGCTTGCTTGTCAAATACGCTGCATACAAGGGTTCCTTCCATGTACTCGTAGGTGTCATAGGTAGTAGTGGTATATCCACCACCCCAGCCATAACCAGGACCATAACCATAGTACCCGCCATAACCATATCCGCCATAATTGTATGAACTAGCGGTAGTTTCGGTTTTTTGCTGAGCTACAATATAAAGCGCTACCACAAGGTCGCCACCCTCTTTCACTATTTCCATACCACGGCTTTTAAATTCCTGCGCAAAGGATGCTTCGATGCGCTCTTTGTCAAAGCGGCTCAAAATAGCATCGCTTTCTTCAACCCACCCATAATACTCTACGGTTTTGTATTTCGAAAAATCTATGGTTTTGTCGTAATCCGAAACGACTTTTATACCACTGCAGCCAAAAAATAACAGGCTACCTAAAAACAGAAAGGATAAGCTTTTCATTGATATTCTTTTATTAGTGATTATTTGCAATAAGGTAAAAGTAGTGAAAGATTTTAATACGCACTTGAAAATTACGCCGTTTATCGTGCAATAATTGAAAGGTTAATTTATAAGATGCCCTTTGCCTGGAGTATCTTAAAAAGTCGGCCTTCAAACTCATCAGCTGGGGCCGGAGCGGGAGAAATGGAAAGCTTTCCTTCGTTGTCGACTAAATAATATGTTGGAAAAGCACGTATATCATATTGCTGAAGTATGTCTGGTTGATTGTCGAAATGCAAAAAAGTCCATTGATAACCACTTCGGTTAAGAAAATCTTTTACAACCTGAACATCGTCGTCAATCACAATGGTAACAATTTCGAGGTATTGCTGATGCTTATTGTATAAGTTCTGCAGCATTACAAACTCGTTTAAACAAGTGTAACTAAAGCACGAACAAAAATTGAGGTATACAAACTTTCCTTTCCACTTTTCGAGAGTGACCAGATTGCTATCCGTGTCATATAAGGCAAATGCAGGTGGGGTATAACCTGCCATCAGCCGGGTTACTTTGTTGTATACTTGCCTGGCGGTGAATTTAATTGTTTCATTATCGGTTAAAACAATAAGGCTGTCGAGCAAAATAAGCATGCCGCTGCGTGAGAAGTTATCGTCGTAAAACTCACTGTGCAACGACTTCAGAAGCACCATGTTCAGCAACACGGCGGGTTGAAGCACCTCATCCTTTTCAAGAACTTCAATTACTGCAGAATAGCTTTTCGACTGAATGGCAGGAGCCAGTTGTTTTCCTTCCTCGGTGCGGCTGAAATAATCGAAATAACTATCGTACACCAGGTTAAACAACTCGATGTAAGCAGGATTATTAGCCAGAAAGGGTTGGTTTTTGAAATAAGCATCGGAAATGCTTTTCGATTTATGCTGGTAGGCAACAAAACGAAGCATTCCATATTTATAGCGGCGATAATCGTTAAAAAAAGGATGGGTAGATTTTGCAAAAGGTTTATCGAGTTGCTCTATGTCTTTGTCGAGTTGCAAAAACTCTACATCGTTACTAAAAACCTTTTCGGTATGCTTCAAATAAAAAGGATAGAACCCATCGTCGAACATCCGTATCTGTATATTCAAATCATCGCTCTTAGCATTGATGATCCCCAGATGTGCTTCGGTATAGCGAAAAAAAGGATTAAGCTTATCGCTTCTGGTTTTTGGTCGGAGCAGTGGCAATACCACCTCGTAATGCTTCTCTGGTTCCACAAAAAGAAATACTTTGTCGGTTCCAAGGTATGCAAACACATAAGTAATTTCTGAAACCGGCAGATCGAAAACGAATTTTCCATCAGTACCAACTACAGCCCTCGATATTTCTGTCTCAGTTCCGGTAATCGGATCGGCAGAATGAAGCCAGATTATCTCCGTACCGGCATAATTGGTGTCGGTACCTGAAATTGTAGACGCCATTAGCCTTGATGACCAAAAAAACAAAAGAAAAAAGCTAACTGGGATTTTATTCATTCTTTAACAAATCTTTGTCGATTTTAAGCCGGCTTGGCAAGAAGGAAGAGGCATCGCCTCCATAGCGTATAATATCGCGCACAATGGTAGAATTGATAAAAGTATGATGTGATTCGGTAAGTAAAAAAACTGTTTCGATTCCTTTTTCAAGCAAGCGGTTTGTTTGGCCAATGGCCCTTTCGTATTCGAAATCGGCCGATGTGCGTAACCCCCGCAGGATATATTGAGCACCTACCTCTTTGCAATAATCAATGGTTAGTTTGCTGTAGCTCGATACCATAATCTTGCTCTCGTTTTCGAAGACATCGCGTATCCACTGCATTCTCTTCTCTAAGGGAAAATATCCGCTTTTATTGATATTAAAACCAATGGAGATAACTATTTTATCGAACAAGGGCATGGCGCGGCGTACAACCGATTCGTGACCAACGGTGAATGGATCAAAGGATCCGGGGAAAAGAGCAATGCGGTTTTTTTCCATCTGGTGGGAATTTTGAATTCTATCGGTTTGCCGGTAAAAATGCCTTTATGCATCTGTCGGCATACTGCGATTGCCCTAAAATTAGTAAGATTATCTGATATCGAGCAAGCTTTTCAGGTTATTAATAACCAGGTTTCCGTTCACACGTAAGCGGCTTGCCGATTGATGCCCGTTTGATACCAGCACTGCCTGAATGCCCAAGGCATCAGAAACTTCCTTGTCGTGAAGAGTGTCGCCCACAAACAACATGCTTTCAGATTCAATAGAGTTATTTGCCAGAAACTCCAATGCCAAATGGGTTTTGCTTTCTGCAAAAATATTCTGAATGCCAAGTACCTCTTCAAAAAATACATTCAGCTTAGCTTCCTCAACCTGCTTGTTCAGCATGCCTTGTTCCATAGCCGAAACAATTACCTGCCTTACTCCCTTATTCTTAAAATGGGTGAGCGTCTCCACTGTGTATGGTTGAATGCTGGCGCGATGAAAATGTTGCTGATAATTTTCGATGAATTCCACCGAAAGGTCTTCGAAATTCTCCTGTTCAAATCTAAAACCCAAATGCTGATAATAATGCTTCACCGGAAAACCAAATACCGATTTGTAATATCCTTCTTCGATGGTTGGCATTTTACGTTTCGAAAGCATGTCATTCATAGCCTGCACGCAGACGCCTGTATCATTGAGCAGTGTTCCGTTCCAATCCCAGAAAATAAGCTTGGGCAATGGCTTCATTAAAATCCCTGTTTCTTTTGAGTAATATCGATGTTTCCAAACACTGCGTTGGCTTCAATCTGAACAAAATGGGTAAGTGCTGAGTCGTGGTCCGAGACGAAATCGGACGAGCCAAATGCTGCAGTATTTCCATTGGGCAGTTTCACTGCGCCGAATACTGCCTCTGCTTTAATCCGCACAGGTAATCCTTCGGGTAAAATAACCTGTGAATCGCCAAAAACAGTATTAAACTCCAGCTTCAAGCCTTTGTCGGTAGGAATGGCAGCATCGCCAAAATTATATACACTTTTTCCAAATACCGTACTGTATTCCGTATTGCTGGTCGGAAACTCAGTATATATCCTATTATTGAAAACCACTTGTGAATCTCCCATATGACTTGACATAGAAGGTTTTCCAATTAGTATTCGGATGCCAATAAAAATAAAAACAATGGCAATTACTACACGCATGATGCTAATGCCAAATACTACCTTAAAAATGATGCTAAGACCAATTACAATCAGAAGCACTCCCCAAAAAAATCCTGGTCCCATTTTCATAGTGTTTTAGTTTTATGCACCGAAAATAAGCATTACTTACCCAGATGCAAGAACAGAATCGGTAAAAAACCTCTTTCTGTCGATAAAATGAGTATAAGATAGGTTAATTAATCACAGATGCGTCTTTCACTTTTTGTTGTAGCAAGGCTCCCTTTAATACATCCACCACATTGTGGACATATACAAAATGAAGCCCTTTAATATATATTTCGTTGATTTCCTCTACATCTTTTCTGTTTTCGGCCGAAAGGAAAATCTCTTTGATTCCTGCTCTTTTTGCAGCGAGAATTTTCTCTTTTATGCCGCCCACTGGCAAAACCTTGCCCCTAAGGGTAATTTCGCCAGTCATAGCAATATCCTGCTTCACTTTTCTTTGTGTAAAGGCCGATGCCAGTGAGGTTGCCATGGTTATACCGGCCGAGGGTCCATCCTTAGGTATAGCTCCTTCGGGAACATGAATGTGCACATTCCACTTTTCAAACAAATCAGGCTCCAGGTTTAATAGATGACTATGTGCCTTAAGGTATTCGAGGGCAATAAAAGCCGATTCTTTCATTACATCGCCCAGATTTCCTGTGAGGGTGAGTGTTCCTTTGCCACGGCTCAGGCTGGTTTCGATAAATAAAATATCTCCGCCGGCTGCTGTCCAGGCAAGTCCTGTAACCACACCTGCATAATCATTCCCCTGCGATTTTTCTTTCTGATACCGGGGCTTACCCATAATCTCAGTTATTTGTTCAAGCAAAAGCTCGTGGTTGTATACCTCGTTCATAGCCACTTTTCT
It contains:
- a CDS encoding DUF4136 domain-containing protein; the protein is MKSLSFLFLGSLLFFGCSGIKVVSDYDKTIDFSKYKTVEYYGWVEESDAILSRFDKERIEASFAQEFKSRGMEIVKEGGDLVVALYIVAQQKTETTASSYNYGGYGYGGYYGYGPGYGWGGGYTTTTYDTYEYMEGTLVCSVFDKQAETLIWEGVGTKTIAEDPKDRERNIPYAIKSIMAQYPVKPVSTK
- a CDS encoding TlpA family protein disulfide reductase; translated protein: MASTISGTDTNYAGTEIIWLHSADPITGTETEISRAVVGTDGKFVFDLPVSEITYVFAYLGTDKVFLFVEPEKHYEVVLPLLRPKTRSDKLNPFFRYTEAHLGIINAKSDDLNIQIRMFDDGFYPFYLKHTEKVFSNDVEFLQLDKDIEQLDKPFAKSTHPFFNDYRRYKYGMLRFVAYQHKSKSISDAYFKNQPFLANNPAYIELFNLVYDSYFDYFSRTEEGKQLAPAIQSKSYSAVIEVLEKDEVLQPAVLLNMVLLKSLHSEFYDDNFSRSGMLILLDSLIVLTDNETIKFTARQVYNKVTRLMAGYTPPAFALYDTDSNLVTLEKWKGKFVYLNFCSCFSYTCLNEFVMLQNLYNKHQQYLEIVTIVIDDDVQVVKDFLNRSGYQWTFLHFDNQPDILQQYDIRAFPTYYLVDNEGKLSISPAPAPADEFEGRLFKILQAKGIL
- the coaD gene encoding pantetheine-phosphate adenylyltransferase, producing the protein MEKNRIALFPGSFDPFTVGHESVVRRAMPLFDKIVISIGFNINKSGYFPLEKRMQWIRDVFENESKIMVSSYSKLTIDYCKEVGAQYILRGLRTSADFEYERAIGQTNRLLEKGIETVFLLTESHHTFINSTIVRDIIRYGGDASSFLPSRLKIDKDLLKNE
- a CDS encoding HAD family hydrolase, with product MKPLPKLIFWDWNGTLLNDTGVCVQAMNDMLSKRKMPTIEEGYYKSVFGFPVKHYYQHLGFRFEQENFEDLSVEFIENYQQHFHRASIQPYTVETLTHFKNKGVRQVIVSAMEQGMLNKQVEEAKLNVFFEEVLGIQNIFAESKTHLALEFLANNSIESESMLFVGDTLHDKEVSDALGIQAVLVSNGHQSASRLRVNGNLVINNLKSLLDIR